The following is a genomic window from Methylomarinum vadi.
CCCTGTAGCTCAGTCGGTAGAGCGGGTGACTGTTAATCACTAGGTCGGCGGTTCGAGCCCGTCCGGGGGAGCCATACAAAACAAGGGCTTAGAGTAAAATCTAAGCCCTTTTTTTATGCCTGAAATCTAGAGGTCAACCTCTGGTCAACTTTGAATTGAAATTTATAGAAACTTGCAGAATAGTTTTAAGTAGGCTTGATCTGGCAAAAAAGGAGTAATTAATGACCATTGGGTTTGGCGCGATAGCTTGGAACGAAGAGGTTGGAAGAATCGTAGCAGTCGCGGCAGATAGTCGCCTTTCTCATAATGGCAATACGATTTCAGATGCAGGAGTAAAAACATTCGAATTGGGTGGAAGTAGCGCAATGGTAGTAGCCGGGAACGCATTGCCGGCGATATCTGCCGCTGATATTGTTCGGCAGATTGTAGATAACCATAATCGAAAAAGCGATAAGCGGATGGGTTTCTACGATACCACAAGACTATTAGCCTTTTTTCTCAAGCGAGCCTGTGAACCGGAGTCTTGGTGTTGCAAAGCTACCGTCGTAGGTTTCCTCGACAATGGGCTACCTTCTTTGTCGATCGTAATTATTTCTAAAATAGAAAATTCAGTTCGATTCTTTAATGTCGAGAAAGGTGGATCTATATTTTTTCCGGTTGGAACTGCGGAAGCCTGCGATTTTATACGTCAAGGATTTGAATTAGCAAAGAAAGAAGGAAAGTCGTTAATTTCGACTGGACTATCTCTTATCTACTATATGAGTGAACTTTCTGCCTTTCCCACTATTGGAGGTGCCATTTCACTTGGATGTTGCAATTACGGCGATCAATATTTTTCATGGCCTCATATTTCAATTGATGACAGGCTATTCTATCGCGGCATAGATTTGACGGAGA
Proteins encoded in this region:
- a CDS encoding Ntn hydrolase family protein, which gives rise to MTIGFGAIAWNEEVGRIVAVAADSRLSHNGNTISDAGVKTFELGGSSAMVVAGNALPAISAADIVRQIVDNHNRKSDKRMGFYDTTRLLAFFLKRACEPESWCCKATVVGFLDNGLPSLSIVIISKIENSVRFFNVEKGGSIFFPVGTAEACDFIRQGFELAKKEGKSLISTGLSLIYYMSELSAFPTIGGAISLGCCNYGDQYFSWPHISIDDRLFYRGIDLTENARPTWPMAERIEYDQEWCSKLDVRLHQDVEPIQEVVTAPGCIYQIDDLSTPETLFQLHNDPTEFVSGVAREH